The following DNA comes from Methanosarcina vacuolata Z-761.
GCTTTCTTGATAGCGTTATCAACATAATCTCTATCGTCGGGGTGTATATAATTTAAAAGTTCTTTGTAAGTTGCGCCTGATTCATGAGGATTACGTTCAAAAATCCGATACATTTCATCGGACCAGTATGTTTCACCAGTTACGAGATCCCAATCCCAATTTCCAATCTGAGCTATCTTTTGAGCTTCAGAAAGGCGTTTTTCACTTTCCTTCAATGAATTGTAAGCTTTCTCAAGCTCTGATGTCCGTTCTTTAACTTTTTCTTCTAGGTTCTCATGAACTCTTATTAGAGCTTCTTCTGCTTTCTTAAGTTCAGTAATATCACGTGCAGCTGCAAAGACCCCAATAACCTTCCCATTCTCGTCTCCATAAACTGAAGCATTGTACAAAACGGGAGTTATATGTCCATCCTTATGCCGAATCTCCAGAGGATAGTCCCTGACCTCACCGTGCATGAACACCTGCTGATATCCTTTTCTAGCTTCCCCGGGCTCAGTGAAATAATCTGAAAAATCAGTCCCAATCAAATCATTTCTTGAATATCCAGTAACCAGTTCAGTAGCGCCACTAACATCCGTAATCTTACCATCACGTCCAATGGTTACTAAGGGGTCCAGGCTGGCTTCAATCAGACTACGATTATAAAGATTTGATAATTTCAGAGCTTTTTCCGACCTTTTTCTCTGCAGAGCCTGCGTCACAGCAGGCGCGATAGCTTCAAGATCTTCCTGCTGTTCGTAGCTATAGCCGTTTTCACGGTTTGCAACCGCAATCAAACCTATCGTTTTTCCATCCTGGACAAGGGGGACGCCAAGAAACGATGTAATCGGCGGATGCCCATGCGGCAAACCAATACTGTCGGGGTGTGATAATGGATCATTGGTAAAGAAACCTTTCTCGTTGTTAATGACACTGCCATAAAGGCCATGAACAGCAAAATTGGTAGGAGGACTACGATGTCCTTTCTTGTCGTACATAAGGCACTGTTCCCATGCAAGCTCGCTTTTTGCAATATCGTGCAAGAACCCGTCAGCGCCCATTTCATTGATAAAACCAAACTGGCTGCTGGTTACTTCCAGGGCTACAGATAGACATGCTTCACCCAGTTCTTCTTCTGTATTTGCCTGTACCACGTTCCTGAAGATCTGATTGATTCCTTCAAGAATACGGTTGTATCTACGAATACGATGCTCTTCTTGCTTGCGCCTTGTGATATCACGGGCGACGTAAACACTCCCAATGAGTTTTTCTTCAGAATCGTATAGTGGCGAGACATTTACTAAGAAATTATCACCAAGACAACCTTCACAAATCTCTGCGATGTGCTCATCCCAATCCTTAAGCAGCTGCCTTTGTGGGCAAAAAGAAGGAGGCTTGTCTGTCCCATGGATAACACGATAGCAGGTTAACCCTATGCACTCTTCAGGTGTCATCCCTGATCTTGCCGCAATAGCTTTGTTCACACGAACAACTCTATGTTTATCGTCAATTATGGCTACCAGATCTGGCACAGCATCAAAGGTATATTCCCAATTTTTTGCAGCCTGAATAGCTTCTTTTTCTGCTCTTTTTCTTTCGGAGTTTTCTATCCTCTCCCATTTTCCGTCCCTTTTGATCAAAGCAAATTGATGGCTGGATACTACATCAATAATCTCGACCGTACTGCACATATCGAGATAATATGGGCATAGGGCTATCACATGGTGTTTGTCGAGAACAACATCTACTTTATTTTCATAATCAATAAATTCGTTCCAGCCTTCTTTTTCCAGCCAGCGATTGTCCCCTGCAACCCTCAACCCATCATAACCCCTTGCCAGAGCCTGGTTAATTTTTTCAACCCAGCTATTTACAACTCTATCCAGATCGAAAATACCCTTCTTTAAAAATCCACTGGTGTAAGGGATGATTTCTATTTGTCCTTTCTCCAGATAAACATCAAAATCAGGACCAGCCGTTATCATGGATGTTTTTGCCTCTTCCACTTCCAGAGGCTGTGAGGTAATCCATATGCATAACTCGTTATTTTCCAGCCCGGCTTTAAAATAAGGGACAAGTATATCCATCAAATCTTCTTTTGTCTGGTAGAACTGGCAGAAGTGTGTTCCCCAGGGTACTTCGCCAACAGTATCAATCCCAGAATCTCGAATGTTTTTTCTCATGGGTATTGTCTCCGGGTTTTAAGAATACCAGGATAGTTTTTTTTCTCATGGGTATTGTCTCCGGGTTTTGATAATACCAGGATAAAATTTGGCTCTTCACCACTCCCTATAGATAAGATGATTTTCAATTCAAGGCCACATTGGTTTTTATGAGGAAACTATGAGGATAGCTACACAAAACAACGAAGAGCAAAAAATTCTTTTGCACCAGTGTATTTGATTTCATTTTTACTTTATGATTTCTATTATATCTAAGTGCACTCTCTAAAGGTCTCAAGAGAAACTCAATAGTGCACAAGTCCTCTCGAAAGCTTACTATAATATATTTTGTGAATTTAAGAAGATCTCTATTTACCTTACAACTTTTTCTTCCTGACTACTGGAACTTATTATTTTGGAACTAACGGATTCTTATTCAAATGCTTTTACAGCCACAAGAACAAAAATGAATTGAAAATTATCCAAATTATAATATAAAAGTAATAGATATATTAAGTTTATTGACGTTAGTTACAGACTTTAGTTACAGGAAAGATTAATTCCCGCATCTCAAATGAGACACAGCCAAAAAGCTGAGATTCCAAATGATTAACTGAGTTTTCTGATTCTGGAAAATAATCATGAAACTTTGCTGATTTAACTTTGCTGATTTAAGAAAAAATGGCTCTTCGCCATTCCCTCTGAACAAGACGATTTTCAATTCAAAACCTCATTGATTTTTATGAGGACATTATGAGGATATTCACAAAACAATGAAGACCCGAAAAAATTATTTTTGAGATAAACTCATCAAGTAAACGATGGGATAATTGAAACGATGAAGTAATTGAAACGATGAAGTAATTGAAACGATGAGGTGATTGAAACGATGAGGTGATTGAAGCGATGGGATAATTGAAAGGTCAGTTAATTAATAAACTAATTAATTAACAGATAGTCTTATCCTCGCTATTGCAGGCAACTCTCAAACTCTTTTGGTTATAAAGATCTCTTTCCAGTGATTCTGTTTGTCCGATAGTATCTTCTCCCCACTTTTGTTTAACTGCCTCACTCCACTGGAGTTTATCGTCCCCAATCATAGATTTTGGAATTGCAAAAATGTTTTCTCTCGTTGTTCTGGAAATCCCGGATTTTGACAACTTATACTTATTCGTTTTCTGATCGTATACCATCTGGTGATCGAGTTTAAATGCACTAACGGCCTCTGAAAACTTGCAGTTAACCTGGTTTAATTCTTCGTTTGGATCTTTTCCCTTCCTTCGCTTCATTTTTTCTATTTCAATCTCTTCTTTTCGTATATCCTCCAGGTACCATAAACTCCTATCAACTTCACTTTTAAATACAATCATATGCCATTTGAGAGACAACGAGTACGGTTTTCTTAAATATTCTTGCAATTCGGCAATCAGATCGGAATCATCTGTCGTACTTTCAATTTCTTCCATTATTCTTTTCATTTTGGCCAGATTTGCCTTCTGTCTTTCCTGACTTGTTACCATAGCTATCCACAACAGATTAACTTTTATTAGACTGTTATATACAGAAAGTATATTTTAAACCTTCGATAATAGATCATAAAAGTTAAATTTAGAAAAAATTTCGACTTGTTTGCCACAAAATCTCACGAAAATTAGGGTCGCAGGAATAGTTGCTGTGATTTGAGCCTTTTCTCTGGGTTTGAATCCATTTTAATTTTATTGTCGAGTCAATCATCAAGGATTCAATAATTCCGAATAATTGCAATCGATTTTATACGACATTTTGTTGTTGACTCAACAGTGGGGCCTGCGCTCTTTATTGTGGGGTTCACATTTGTTTACTCATATATTGAATATCAAAAAGAATAACGGAACCAAATCTCAAATTAAAACTTAAAAATGAAGATTACAGGAATTCCTGTAATTCCGGATTCTGAAACTTCTGTTTACTCGGTTTTTGACTTTTATTTTATCATCACGTTTATCTAGCATGTTCTCGTTTGTTTTATTGATTTATATGGCCGAGGATATAACAAAAGATACCAGTAGAATAATTAAGAATGGGGATACAGTCTCAGTTAATTATGTAGGAAAACTTGAAGATGGTACAATCTTCGATACTTCCTTAAAGGAAGTTGCTATCGAGGCAGGGAAATACAATCAGATGAGAAATTATGAACCCCTTACATTTACCGTCGGCGTAGGCCAGATGATAAAAGGATTTGATGAGGGCGTTGTCGGAATGCAAGTGGGAGAAGAAAAAACCCTTACAATCCCGCCTGAAGAAGCATATGGAGAGTACAGAGAAGAATTTGCAAGAGAGATCCCGAATAATACTGTTAATTTTACTCCGGAAGTCGGGATGAAGCTGGCTACGGACAATGGTCTGACAGGCACTATCACGGATGTAAACGAAAATAACTTTGTTGTAGACTTCAACCATGAGCTTGCAGGCAAGACCCTGATTTTCTCAGTCACAATCGTTTCTGTGGAGGAGTGAAAGTGATGAAGGCCAGGAAAAAAGCAGTTTTCTTCATAGCTATACTGCTCCTGGTAAGTACAATTCTTGGCAGCGGATGCACGGATAGCGGGAGCAAGGGAGGAGACAGCAGAGCAGTAAAGTCCGGAGATTCTGTCAAGATCGACTATACCGGGAAGCTTGAAGACGGCACGGTTTTTGATACCTCAAAAGAAGACGTTGCAAAGCAGGCAGGTATATACGTTGAAGGACGGGAGTATACTCCTCTTAACTTTGTCGTTGGCTCGGGACAGGTAATCCCTGGTTTTGACGAAGGTGTAATCGGAATGAAAGTAGGGGAAGAAAAAACCCTGACGATCCCTCCAGATAAAGCTTATGGGGAATATGAGGAAGCAAGAGTCCTTGCTGTCCCGATTGAAGAATTAAATCTAACAAACCGATCCCAAATTCCTGAAGTGGGGCAAACCTTGAGAGATATGTACGGAAATCAGTACAAAGTAACAGCTGTAAACGATACGCATATCACTCTTGACGCCAATCATGAGCTTGCAGGCAAGACCCTGATTTTTGATATAAAACTAATCTCAATAGAATAAATTTAAGTTACTGAAGAGCAAATTGAGAGTTAGAGTATTTTTTTAAAATGTGCATCATTTCGGTATCTGGATAGATTTTGAAATGGCGTGGGTACCAGAGAAAAATGCACAGGAGAAAGAGATAATGGAAAATTCTCGTACTGTGAAAAAAGGGGATTACCTGCTTATTGATTATACTGGAAAATTCGAAGACGGAACGGTCTTTGATACCACTTTGAAGGAAAAAGCCCTCGAAGCAAGGATCTATGACGAAAAAAAAGGCTACCGGCCTTTTTTTTTCAGAACGGATACATTCCAGGCAATAAAAGGTATCGATATGGGAGTGCTTGGAATGAAAGAGGGTGAAGAAAAAACCCTCATAATTCCGCCTGAAGAAGCCTATGGAATGTATAAGAATTACCTTGTCCAGGAGATCCCTCTCGAAAAGCTTGGACTCCAGACCCCTCCTGAGCCAGGAACAAAAATCATAACACCCGCTGGGAGTGAGGTTAAAGTGCTCAACTCCACGGAAACTTCTGCTACCCTGGATTTTAACCACGAACTTGCAGGCAAAACCCTCATCCTTGAAATAAAACTGGTCTCGATCATAAACTGATTCCAGGCCCAAAATCGGGGGGTAAAGGATGGAAAAAGAAGAAAAAGTAATGGTACTGCTGCTGTTCATGACATTGACTTCTCTTATGACAGCTTATCTTTGCTTTGGGTCGGAACTTACAGCTTCTGGACAGGAGACCGGAGAAGAAGCCACGCCGTATAGCCGTGAGTCCGGTGAAGGGGAGAAGGTGTTCCTTGAAGCCCAGGTTTTGAGCAAACGGTTAACCTATACAGGCGGGCACCTGCTTTTACAGGTAGACTGCAACTCCGAAGTCCTGAGCGTCTTTATTCCGAAAACCGCAGGCGCAGAAGCTCTGAATAATTCAATTCAGAAAGGAGATTTCATCAGCGTAACTGGCACCGTTTCGGAGTATGAAGGGAAAAGGGAAATCAAGGTGGAAAGAAAAGAAGATATTCTTCTGAGTTATCAACGTTAATCTGATTTCGTCATTAATCTGATTTCGTCACTAATCTGATTTCGTCATTGATCGGATTTCGTCATTAATCTGATTTCGTCATTAATCTGATTTCGTCATTAATCTGATTTCGTCATTAATCTGATTTCGTCATTAATCTGATTTCGTCATTGATCGGATTTCGTCACTAATCTGATTTCGTTATTCATCTGATTGATCGTCATTAATTGAATAACCATTATCAATAACCTTTGAGACAACGACAACAAAATCGTTAATAATATATTCATATAAGGACATTTGGGAAAAATATGAAAGCGTGTATCATGTGTGGAGGGGCTGGGACAAGGCTCAGACCGCTAACTTTCAAGCATCCTAAACCCAGCATACCGATTCTTAATAAGCCGTCAGTCCTGCATCTGATAGAGCATCTTTCAAGGGAAGGGTTCAATGAAATAGTCATGACCCTGGGGTACATGGGAGATCTCATAGAAGAGCAGCTCGGAGATGGGCACATGTTTGGGGTACATATCGAATATGTGTATGAGAAAGAAAAACTCGGAACTGCAGGCGGTATTAAAAATGCTGAAGAATACCTGAAAGACGAGCCGTTTATCGTGCTTGGTGGGGATCACGTCCTCAACCTGGACCTGCGGGAGATGTACCGTTTCCATGAAGAAAACGATGCTCCGATAACCATAGGGCTTATTTCGATTGACGACCCGAGAGAATTCGGAATTGCGGATATGGACATTAACAACCGGATCCACCGCTTCCTGGAAAAACCGAAAGCAGGCCAGATATTCAGCAACCTTGCAAGCACCGGCATTTATGTTTGCAGCCCTTCGATATTTGAATGGATACCTGAAGGCAAGAAATTCGACTTTGCAAAAGACCTTTTCCCCTTCATGCTGGCAGCCGACAAAAAAATCAATGGTGTACTTGTGCGGGGACAATGGACTGACGTTGGAAGTTCGGCAGCTTACAGGCAGGCACAGCGCTGGATGCTCGATGCCCTTCCTGGAACAACAATCGAAGGGAATTTCACAACCCGGAACGCAAGAATAAAAGGTCCTCTGTCCATAGGAAACAATGTATGCATAGGTTCGAATTCGTCCCTTGTAGGGCCAATAGTAATAGGGGAAAATACAACTATAGGCGATAACGTCCTTATCGGGCCTTACAGTGTTATAGGCTCAAACTGCACCATAGAGGACAATACAAAAATCCTTTCATCCTATCTTTTTGATAATGTGTCCATAGGAAAGGGATCCAATATCTCAGGCGGGGTAGTGGCAGACGAAACAATCATCGGAGAACACTGCTTCCTTGAAAATGGAACTGTTATTGGACATAAAGTACTGATCGGAAGTAATTCAACAATACATTCCGGAGTTAAGATCTGGCCCGAAGTTGTTATAGATAAAGACTCAAGCATAAAGGAAAACGTGATCAATTCCGGTTATGACGCTGCACATGAAGGTTCGTAAAATTTGGATTTCAAAGATTTGGATTTCAAAGATTTGGATTTCAAAGGACAGAATCCAGTCGAAATATCAACTGGATTTCTGAATCCGCATTTTTCAGGTTGATTCAGGGTGAAATTGCTTTTTGGAATCCGGGTTGATTCAGGGTGAAATTGCTTTTTTGGAAGCCTGGTTGATTCAGGTTGAACTTACTTTTTTAGGACCCTGGTTGAATTTCGCTTTTCTGCTGTTTATTTTTCATATTCATCTTTTGACAGGCACATGTGAAGTTTTCAGGACACGTAGAACGAAAGACATACTGAAACAGATATAACTTTATACTAGATCCTGACAAGTCTTTTTGCCATGTCGTCCAGAGAATTTATCTTTGAAATCCTTAGAAAAAGTGTGCATCTGGTTTCAATCCTGATCGTGCTTATCTACGAACTTTACGGAAAAGAAGCCATCCTATGGGCACTCATGCTATTTCTTGTAACTGTTATTATTCTTGACTACTTCCGGGTTGAGCATGGAATTCGAATACCTTTTTTCCATATTATGTACAGAAAAAGTGAAGCTGACCGCTTCGGAGGACATATCTTCTTTGCGCTCGGGGCAATTTCAGTAATATCCCTGTTCAGTCGAGAGATCGCTTACGCTGCAATTCTTATGGCCACCTTCGGGGACCTGGCTGCAGCTCTTATAGGAAAATTCTATGGAAAGAGGAAAGTTTTTCAAAGAATATTTAAAAATGACAAATCGATTGAAGGCTCAGCTTCGGAATTTCTTATTGATTTCCTCATAGGGCTGCTTATTCTCGGGAATCCCATTGTCTCTCTAATGATGGCGTTTCTTGCAACCCTTACGGAAACGGCAGTCAATAAAATTGATGATAACCTTATAGTGCCGGTTTTCGCAGGTTTTTTCGGGCAGATAACCCTGAATTTTCTGGCATATTTATAATCAAAGTTGCGCTGGCGTCTTCGCTGAAAGCAACGGATTATGTTCACGCCAAAGCTCCAAAAAATGGACTTGATAAATTATATTATCATTACCTGTTTTCGGGAAAGTTTTCCATCCCTGCAGCAAGCTAGCGGGGTATTCGACTGAAATAACTGTTATATCAGTCCACAATATATAAATCATTAATTTTAGATGAAAACAAAATATAATATAAATTGGTTAAATATTAATATTTTTGAATATAAATAGTTATAAATTACATAAATTTATAGTATTTTTAATTAAAAAGATTCTTAAATAGATTATAACTAAAGATCGTAGTAGTTACACAGAAAAACGCAAACAAAAAGAGGATTAGTAAACTAGAAAAAAGACAAATCTACTCTTCTTATTTAATTCAATCAATAGATCACTGATCCGACCTAAAATAGTGGACTATTTTACTCATAATAAATGTATATTAAATATTTAGGGATGATTATCTGGACTGATGAGAAATCAATATGATAAAACCTTATTGTCCAAAACACGGAACTATCATGACTCCTATGAATATGGATTCCTTGTCAGGTGCATATAAATCCCTTGAAAATAGTTGCGTAAGAACCCCCATTTTTGAATCAACGTTTATTCTCTCTGGTTCGGTTATTTTTAACCTAGCTTCGGCAGGTAAACATATAAGTTAATATAATTAATTTTCGTATCTCTTTTCTTGATCTTCCATGGCAGCTAAAAACAACAGTAGAAGAGTTGAATCCTCAATAAAACGTACAGGCTTCTTAGGTCACCTTGGTCTCATTGCTGGAGTTTTCCGCGAACTTGAAGTTGACAAATTGATCGATGAGAAACTTCCTAAAGAACGAGATCACAAGGTTCCTCACTCCGTCTGTATCCTTGCCATGGTACTCAATGGTCTTGGTTTCATAGGGCAACGTCTGTACCTTTTTCCTGATTATTTCAGGACTATTTCCATAGGAAGACTTTTTGGAGACAGCGTCACACGAGAAGACCTGAATCAATATGCTATTGGAGAAACTCTTGACAGAATAGTAAAGTATGGTCCTACAAAACTGTTTACGGAAATCACTCTTCACATTATGGCTCGTCTACCTATTCCTCTCCATTGTTTACACGCTGACACTACAAGTGTCAGCGTTTATGGCGATTATGAAGACGAAGAAACTGAGTATATTGATATTACTTTTGGAATACCAAAAAACGGAAGATGGGACCTCAAACAATTTGTTTTGAGCTTGATTGTAAATCAGCATGGGATACCACTTTTCATGAACACCCATTCAGGGAACGCTTCAGACAAAAGCACAATTCTGGAAGCAATCAAGTCTCTCAAATCAGCTTTAAGCCCTGAAGCAAAGTGTACTATGTAGCTGAATAGTTCTTTTTACACTGACAATAATATCAAGAACATAGGAAAGTCATTCTGGATCAGTCGTGTTCCTGCAACAATTAATGAAGCAAAGGAACTGCTAACTGCAAATCTAAACCTGAAAACGTGAAAAGCGACGAAAGATACTCATTTTATCAAACCTTTGTGGAATATGGTGGAGTTAAACAAAAATGGGTTTTGTTACTCTCTCATAAAATGAAAGAAAAAAAAGAGGCAACTCTAACAAGAAAGCTTGAAAAAGAGCTTGAAAAAGCAGAAAAGTCGCTTAAAAAGCTGGCAGGAGATGACTTTTTCTGTGAAGAAGATGCATTAAAAGCAGCAGAAAAATGGATTGCAGATTTCCCTTCTGTTCTTTTTGAAAAAGTAGATTTGAAAACCATTAAAAAACGTGAAGCAGGTAAAAGAGGCAGAATTTATAAAGATGAGAAATTGAAGACATGTTATAGGATTGATGGAATTATAAAGGTTAATGATGCTTTTGTTTTGAATGAAATGGAAAAAATGGGACTTTTCATTCTTGCAAGTAATGATATCCGTCTTTCCCCTGAAGAGATGCTGAAGTATTACAAAGGACAGGATAAAGTAGAAAAAGGATTCCGATTTTTGAAAAGTGATACCTTTAGCATATCGAAGGTGTATCTCAAGAATAAATCAAGAATTGAAGCGTTGACAATGATAATGGTTCTCTGCTTAATGATTTATGCAATTGCAGAATGGAAATTAAGGACAAAGTTAGAAGAAGAAAATGAAACGGTTCCAGATCAAAAAGGGAAACCAACAAAAAGACCAACAATGAGATGGATATTTTTCAAGTTTCAGGGAATTACAGAACTTATAACGCAGAAAAAAGGGAAAACAAAGTCAGAAATACTGAATATGGAAGAAATTCACTGGAAAATATTGAGGCTCATGGGGGAGGAATATGAAAATATATATCTCTAGTTGCGTTAACCTGCCGAAGCTAGGTTTTAAATAAAGAATTATTTCAACCCACAAAACAACGAATACACGTCAAGGGTTACAAATATGATTGCTGGTACAATAAACAATACCCTGAAAGCAAAAGATCCGACGAAAACAATAGCAGAAGATTCGGTGAAAACAGCAGAAGATTCGGTGAAAACAGCAGAAGATTCGGTGAAAACGAAAGGGCCAATGTGGAAAAAAGAAGATTTAGGTACCCAAATACGCTCATTTGAATATCAAATTTATGGAATAATGGAAAAAGTGGTGTCTTATGAGTCCTGAGACGGAGTCAGCTTACATAGTTGTCTCAGATGTGCATTTGGGTAGTGAACAATGTAATCAAAATGAGTTTTGTTGTTTTCTTGAGTGGATAAATAGTTTAAGCAGTCAAGAAAATACTGATCAGATTGTAAAATGTAAGAATAAAGAAGTCAAAATTAAAAAACCTTGCAAAATAATTCTGCTGGGAGATATTGTGGAATTGTGGGATCCTAAAGATGGTGATAGAGATAACGTTATTAAAGATTCTATGAGACCTCTCTCCTTACTCACAAGTGTCGGTTGTGACAAAATATACGTGGTTGGGAATCACGACTATTCTCTGGGTGAACTGGAAGGAAAGATTAACTGGGAACACCTGTGCAATGAAACAGAACTTGATATTTATGATAGTCACTATCCTAAAAAGGATAAAAATGGAATTGCCCATGGTTTCAATATAGGAAACAGGTCTTATTTCTTCCTTCATGGTCATCAATTCGACAAAGAGCAAGCAGTTCTTGCATATGTGTCTCATCTCATCGGTGAACTTTGGAATCCATTAAACTGGTTTCAGGTCCTTTATAATATCCCATTTACTAAAAAACACTGGAAAAGAAATTTTGTTATATTTTTAGGCCTGGTTTTTGGTGGAAAATATCTTATGTGGAGTGCGTTTCTACAATCCAGCTTCTGGGTCACTGCAATATGGGCTATAATTACTGGTTTTTTTGCATTTAGCTCCATTCCCGGTATTGTTGCACATACACAAGAAATTATATATAAGCATATAAATCCCCTGGATAAAACCGCAGAAGAAGTTATAACCGATGAATATTACAAGAAAAAGAAGGATACTATACAGGCAGATGTTGTTGTTTTTGGGCACACTCACTTTGCAAGTTACTATCCCCTTGATCTCTCTGAAAAAGAGGGTCAGAAAAAGAAAAAGTTATTTGTTAATAGCGGATGCTGGGTTGGAACAGATGAAGATATAAATGGAAAAATGCGTTACTCAAATACGTTTATATATATAGATAAAGGCGGAGCATATATTATGAGGTGGTGTGGTTCCGGTAAAATCGATTGTATTGATGTTGTGTGAACTGCCTACTACCTGCTGATGAAAGCGAGGATGGAATTTTCCGCTGTTTCTCAGTCTCACAAAGTTAAAAGAACCCTTTGGGGTTCTTACTTTCAGGATTATTACTTTTGGGATTCTTACTTTCGAGACTCTCACTTTCGAGACTCTCACTTTCGAGACTCTCACTTTCGGGATTCTTACTTTAGGGATTCTTACTTTAGGGATTCTTACTTTAGGGATTCTTATTTTTCAGCTCCAATCTCAACCTGCGCATTCTTGAGATTTCTCATTTCCCTTATGCGCCTGGCAAGGATTTCTCCCAGATAAAGCACAAGCGCAGCAAGGAGTACATACACTTTCAGGCTTACCTGCTCATCAGATTGTTTCACTGAATTCTGCCGCGCATCTTTCAGTAGAAGGGCCCTTGCCTCTTTCTCATTGTAAATTTTCCCTCCGGTCGCAAGGACAAGAGGCTCTATATCCTCATTGAGCCCTACATCCCGATACTCAAGCTGATAATTTACCGCAAGTGGGTAGCCTGAGATATCATGAATCCCAATACTATCCGGATTCACAGTTGTCTCATAGGTATTTCTTCCGGTTAGAGCAAGGTCCAGAGCATTACCATCAAGTTTTAACTTCGGAATTCCTTCATCGTACATTTTAAGCGTCAGGTTGGAAGGAGTGCCGAGCCAGGTATCCGGGCTGTCCACAACAGTCCCTTCTTCAGCTCTCGGGTTCGCTACTGCCCAATTGATCATGCTCGAAATTAGTTTGGCACTCGACCCATTATAAACATTAGTCGCCCAGCGAGAACCGTCACCTTGTCCATTATCTGTGGTAAAAGCCGCAACTCTTCCCAGTCCGAAGCGCCATGTAGTAAGTACTGGTTTTCCATTTGAAGTAGTTATGACCAGGCGTTCAGCCCCGGATTTTGGAGTCACGTCGTTATATCCCGTGATATTGGAAGTAAGGTTCACATCTTTCGTAATGAAGCTATTTGGAGAATAAGTATAGAGAGAATAGTCAGACGTTACATTTTCTTCTTTATCTTTATCTTCTTTATCTTCTTCCTGAGACTTATTGGTTGACTCAAAGACTATATTTGCCCTTTCACTCATATTAATGTGGAAATAATTCTTTTCAAGCCCGAGTTCCTTCATAAACATCTCAGCATAATAATTTCTGGATTTGTCAGTCTGAGAAGGAGCTACAGAACGGACATGGATAAAATACAGGTTTACGCCGAGTTTCTGCAGTTCTTTTGCAGCCTGAAGGCCTGGCTCATA
Coding sequences within:
- a CDS encoding PAS domain S-box protein — its product is MRKNIRDSGIDTVGEVPWGTHFCQFYQTKEDLMDILVPYFKAGLENNELCIWITSQPLEVEEAKTSMITAGPDFDVYLEKGQIEIIPYTSGFLKKGIFDLDRVVNSWVEKINQALARGYDGLRVAGDNRWLEKEGWNEFIDYENKVDVVLDKHHVIALCPYYLDMCSTVEIIDVVSSHQFALIKRDGKWERIENSERKRAEKEAIQAAKNWEYTFDAVPDLVAIIDDKHRVVRVNKAIAARSGMTPEECIGLTCYRVIHGTDKPPSFCPQRQLLKDWDEHIAEICEGCLGDNFLVNVSPLYDSEEKLIGSVYVARDITRRKQEEHRIRRYNRILEGINQIFRNVVQANTEEELGEACLSVALEVTSSQFGFINEMGADGFLHDIAKSELAWEQCLMYDKKGHRSPPTNFAVHGLYGSVINNEKGFFTNDPLSHPDSIGLPHGHPPITSFLGVPLVQDGKTIGLIAVANRENGYSYEQQEDLEAIAPAVTQALQRKRSEKALKLSNLYNRSLIEASLDPLVTIGRDGKITDVSGATELVTGYSRNDLIGTDFSDYFTEPGEARKGYQQVFMHGEVRDYPLEIRHKDGHITPVLYNASVYGDENGKVIGVFAAARDITELKKAEEALIRVHENLEEKVKERTSELEKAYNSLKESEKRLSEAQKIAQIGNWDWDLVTGETYWSDEMYRIFERNPHESGATYKELLNYIHPDDRDYVDNAIKKALNEKPFGIDYRIVLANGEERTVHSQPEIIFDEKNKPVQVKGVVQDITKHKRAEEKLQILANAVESSNDAIITLSLEGIITSWNKAAEQVYGYSAEEILGKNVSVLEPENFKEEIKQFSEKIKQGKKIQHYETSRLRKDGTIINISAALSPVFDIAGKLVAISAIVRDVTERIKAEEALRESEARLRQYYESDMIGAFYFNLDGSVTDANDKLLDIVGYTRGDLKAGRVKWNKMTPPEYSRLDEQAIMELKSTGSNTPYEKEFIRKDGSRVPAIVGATTFDQVRNEGVAFVLDITERKKAEEALANIETARKKEIHHRIKNNLQVISSLLDLQADKFNDPKVTEAFRESQNRVISMALIHEELYKGEETETLDFSAYIKELAENLFQTYSLSKKKIHLCMDLEENAFFDMDIAVPLGIIVNELVSNSLKHAFPGRDNGEIQIELHKEENGEHRKEFNRYTSFVLTVSDNGVGIPEDLNIEDLDSLGFQLITTLVDQLDGELELKRNDGTEFAIRFTVKEENNNQTQATLKQLMD
- a CDS encoding FKBP-type peptidyl-prolyl cis-trans isomerase: MAEDITKDTSRIIKNGDTVSVNYVGKLEDGTIFDTSLKEVAIEAGKYNQMRNYEPLTFTVGVGQMIKGFDEGVVGMQVGEEKTLTIPPEEAYGEYREEFAREIPNNTVNFTPEVGMKLATDNGLTGTITDVNENNFVVDFNHELAGKTLIFSVTIVSVEE
- a CDS encoding FKBP-type peptidyl-prolyl cis-trans isomerase → MKARKKAVFFIAILLLVSTILGSGCTDSGSKGGDSRAVKSGDSVKIDYTGKLEDGTVFDTSKEDVAKQAGIYVEGREYTPLNFVVGSGQVIPGFDEGVIGMKVGEEKTLTIPPDKAYGEYEEARVLAVPIEELNLTNRSQIPEVGQTLRDMYGNQYKVTAVNDTHITLDANHELAGKTLIFDIKLISIE
- a CDS encoding FKBP-type peptidyl-prolyl cis-trans isomerase — translated: MHHFGIWIDFEMAWVPEKNAQEKEIMENSRTVKKGDYLLIDYTGKFEDGTVFDTTLKEKALEARIYDEKKGYRPFFFRTDTFQAIKGIDMGVLGMKEGEEKTLIIPPEEAYGMYKNYLVQEIPLEKLGLQTPPEPGTKIITPAGSEVKVLNSTETSATLDFNHELAGKTLILEIKLVSIIN
- a CDS encoding OB-fold nucleic acid binding domain-containing protein, giving the protein MEKEEKVMVLLLFMTLTSLMTAYLCFGSELTASGQETGEEATPYSRESGEGEKVFLEAQVLSKRLTYTGGHLLLQVDCNSEVLSVFIPKTAGAEALNNSIQKGDFISVTGTVSEYEGKREIKVERKEDILLSYQR